A region of Streptomyces halobius DNA encodes the following proteins:
- the sucC gene encoding ADP-forming succinate--CoA ligase subunit beta: protein MDLFEYQARDLFAKHGVPVLAGEVIDTPEAAREVTERLGGKSVVKAQVKTGGRGKAGGVKLADSPADAVEKAGQILGMDIKGHTVHKVMLAEMAPEIAEEYYVSFLLDRTNRTFLSIASVEGGVEIEEVAATRPEAVAKTPIDPNEGVTREKAQEIVEAAKFPTEVAGKIADILVTLWETFIKEDALLVEVNPLAKVASGDVLALDGKVSLDANAEFRQPEHEALEDKAAANPLEAAAKAKGLNYVKLDGQVGIIGNGAGLVMSTLDVVAYAGEKHAGVKPANFLDIGGGASAEVMANGLEIILGDSDVKSVFVNVFGGITACDEVAKGIVQALALLKEKGEDVTKPLVVRLDGNNAELGRQILSDANHPLVQRVDTMDGAADKAAELAAAK, encoded by the coding sequence GTGGACCTGTTCGAGTACCAGGCGAGGGACCTCTTCGCCAAGCACGGTGTACCGGTGCTGGCCGGTGAAGTCATCGACACGCCTGAGGCGGCGCGCGAGGTGACCGAGCGTCTCGGCGGCAAGTCCGTCGTCAAGGCGCAGGTCAAGACCGGTGGCCGCGGCAAGGCCGGTGGTGTGAAGCTGGCCGACAGCCCGGCCGACGCGGTCGAGAAGGCCGGCCAGATCCTCGGCATGGACATCAAGGGCCACACGGTCCACAAGGTGATGCTCGCCGAGATGGCCCCGGAGATCGCGGAGGAGTACTACGTCTCCTTCCTCCTCGACCGCACCAACCGCACCTTCCTCTCCATCGCCTCCGTCGAGGGCGGCGTGGAGATCGAGGAGGTGGCGGCCACCCGCCCGGAGGCCGTCGCCAAGACCCCGATCGACCCCAACGAGGGGGTGACCCGCGAAAAGGCCCAGGAGATCGTCGAGGCCGCGAAGTTCCCGACCGAGGTCGCCGGCAAGATCGCCGACATCCTGGTCACCCTGTGGGAGACCTTCATCAAGGAGGACGCGCTCCTCGTCGAGGTCAACCCGCTCGCCAAGGTCGCCAGCGGTGACGTCCTCGCCCTCGACGGCAAGGTGTCCCTGGACGCCAACGCCGAGTTCCGCCAGCCGGAGCACGAGGCCCTTGAGGACAAGGCAGCGGCCAACCCGCTGGAGGCCGCGGCCAAGGCCAAGGGCCTCAACTACGTCAAGCTCGACGGCCAGGTCGGCATCATCGGCAACGGCGCGGGCCTGGTCATGTCCACCCTCGACGTCGTCGCCTACGCCGGTGAGAAGCACGCGGGCGTCAAGCCCGCCAACTTCCTCGACATCGGCGGCGGCGCCTCCGCCGAGGTGATGGCCAACGGGCTGGAGATCATCCTCGGCGACTCCGACGTCAAGTCGGTCTTCGTCAACGTCTTCGGCGGCATCACCGCCTGCGACGAGGTCGCCAAGGGCATCGTGCAGGCCCTGGCCCTGCTCAAGGAGAAGGGCGAGGACGTCACCAAGCCGCTGGTCGTGCGCCTGGACGGCAACAACGCGGAGCTGGGTCGCCAGATCCTGAGCGACGCCAACCACCCGCTGGTGCAGCGCGTGGACACCATGGACGGTGCGGCCGACAAGGCCGCCGAGCTCGCGGCTGCGAAGTAA
- the sucD gene encoding succinate--CoA ligase subunit alpha, whose amino-acid sequence MAIFLDKDSKVIVQGMTGATGMKHTRLMLGDGTNIVGGVNPRKAGTSVDFDGTQVPVLGSVAEAMRETGANVSVLFVPPAFAKAAVVEAIDAEIPLAVVITEGIAVHDSAAFWAYAKAKGNKTRIIGPNCPGLITPGQSNAGIIPGDITKPGRIGLVSKSGTLTYQMMYELRDIGFSSAVGIGGDPVIGTTHIDALKAFQDDPDTDLIVMIGEIGGDAEERAADFIKANVSKPVVGYVAGFTAPEGKTMGHAGAIVSGSSGTAQAKKEALEAAGVKVGKTPSETAVLAREILNG is encoded by the coding sequence ATGGCTATCTTCCTCGACAAGGACTCCAAGGTCATCGTCCAGGGCATGACCGGCGCCACCGGCATGAAGCACACCCGCCTCATGCTCGGTGACGGCACCAACATCGTCGGCGGTGTGAACCCGCGCAAGGCCGGCACGTCCGTCGACTTCGACGGCACCCAGGTCCCCGTCCTCGGCTCGGTCGCCGAGGCGATGCGGGAGACCGGCGCCAACGTTTCCGTCCTCTTCGTGCCGCCGGCCTTCGCCAAGGCCGCCGTCGTCGAGGCCATCGACGCGGAGATCCCCCTCGCGGTCGTCATCACCGAGGGCATCGCGGTGCACGACTCCGCCGCCTTCTGGGCGTACGCGAAGGCCAAGGGCAACAAGACCCGGATCATCGGTCCGAACTGCCCCGGCCTGATCACCCCCGGTCAGTCCAACGCCGGCATCATCCCGGGCGACATCACCAAGCCCGGCCGCATCGGCCTGGTCTCCAAGTCCGGCACGCTCACGTACCAGATGATGTACGAGCTGCGTGACATCGGCTTCTCCTCCGCCGTCGGCATCGGTGGCGACCCGGTCATCGGCACCACGCACATCGACGCGCTGAAGGCGTTCCAGGACGACCCCGACACCGACCTGATCGTGATGATCGGCGAGATCGGCGGTGACGCCGAGGAGCGCGCGGCGGACTTCATCAAGGCCAACGTCAGCAAGCCGGTCGTCGGCTACGTCGCGGGCTTCACCGCCCCCGAGGGCAAGACCATGGGCCACGCCGGCGCCATCGTCTCCGGCTCCTCCGGCACCGCCCAGGCGAAGAAGGAGGCCCTGGAGGCCGCCGGCGTCAAGGTCGGCAAGACCCCGTCGGAGACCGCCGTCCTCGCGCGCGAGATCCTCAACGGCTGA